In one window of Bernardetia sp. DNA:
- the proC gene encoding pyrroline-5-carboxylate reductase, which produces MKILIVGAGNMGTTYAESFLLSHSITKDDLLILEKTTEKADLLRKKGYQYVISSPDERVSKVKLIILAVKPQDTSLLFENLKNYILPTQTILSIMAGVKIETLKKALGTTKVVRAMPNLPSQIGMGMTGFTADESVTREELFFVQNLLNTTGKSLYFSEEEKIDAVTAISGSGPAYVYYFMEAMIKKAQEMGFSHSEAELLVTQTFMGAVHLENRSNYSCEEWIKRVSSRGGTTEAALKVFSEESLGEKIGNGLTAAQKRAKELGE; this is translated from the coding sequence ATGAAAATACTGATTGTAGGTGCAGGAAATATGGGAACAACGTATGCAGAGAGTTTCCTTTTATCGCATTCCATTACCAAAGACGATTTACTTATTTTGGAAAAAACCACAGAAAAAGCTGATTTGCTTAGAAAAAAAGGGTATCAGTATGTTATTTCGTCTCCAGATGAGAGAGTGTCAAAAGTAAAGCTCATCATCTTGGCAGTCAAACCACAGGATACGTCTCTACTTTTTGAGAACTTGAAAAATTATATTCTGCCTACTCAAACAATTCTTTCTATTATGGCAGGTGTAAAAATAGAAACCTTGAAAAAGGCTTTGGGAACAACAAAAGTTGTTCGTGCAATGCCCAACTTACCCTCACAAATTGGAATGGGAATGACAGGCTTTACAGCAGACGAATCTGTTACAAGAGAAGAGCTATTTTTTGTGCAAAACCTATTGAATACTACTGGAAAATCTCTTTATTTTTCAGAAGAAGAAAAAATTGATGCCGTTACAGCAATTTCTGGAAGCGGTCCTGCCTATGTTTATTATTTTATGGAAGCTATGATAAAAAAGGCGCAAGAAATGGGTTTTTCTCATTCGGAAGCAGAGCTATTGGTTACACAGACATTTATGGGTGCTGTACATTTGGAAAACAGAAGCAACTATTCGTGTGAAGAATGGATAAAGAGAGTTTCCTCTAGGGGAGGAACAACTGAAGCTGCTTTAAAAGTTTTTTCAGAGGAAAGTTTAGGCGAAAAAATAGGAAATGGACTTACAGCAGCACAAAAAAGAGCAAAAGAGTTAGGAGAATAA
- a CDS encoding YihY/virulence factor BrkB family protein, protein MARKFRFKDLGKLLKETYTEWNALDPFRESAVIAYYTIFSLPGLLIMVIKSAGALFGEEAVRGEVTGQISGMIGQDAAEAVQEMIKNALSTEDSTFALIVGIGSLIFGATGVFVQLQKSFNHIWEVEPDASNGIMKLVTDRATSFGMIVIIAFLLLISLVVSALISTLSDWMMRFLPDFMVYGMTAIEILISLLIIGVLFGFMFKTLPDREIPWKTVGIGGVVTAILFTIGKEGLSLYFGMAEPASTYGVAGSIVLILLWVSYACLILFFGAEFTKVYARFYGHRTKVSKHAKSTEKLESVRPTSL, encoded by the coding sequence ATGGCTCGCAAATTTAGATTCAAAGATTTAGGCAAACTGCTTAAAGAAACTTATACAGAATGGAATGCTTTAGACCCTTTTCGTGAAAGTGCTGTGATTGCTTATTACACTATTTTTTCTTTACCTGGACTTTTGATTATGGTAATAAAGTCAGCAGGAGCATTATTTGGAGAAGAGGCTGTCAGAGGAGAAGTTACTGGACAAATTTCTGGAATGATAGGACAAGACGCAGCCGAAGCCGTACAAGAAATGATAAAAAATGCACTGAGTACAGAAGATTCTACCTTTGCTTTGATTGTAGGTATTGGCTCACTGATTTTTGGTGCTACTGGAGTTTTTGTGCAGCTTCAAAAGTCATTTAATCATATTTGGGAAGTAGAACCTGATGCTTCAAATGGAATTATGAAATTAGTTACTGATAGAGCAACTTCTTTTGGAATGATTGTTATCATAGCTTTCTTATTACTAATCTCCCTCGTTGTTTCTGCTCTCATATCTACACTTTCTGATTGGATGATGAGATTTTTGCCTGATTTTATGGTGTATGGCATGACAGCGATTGAAATTTTAATTTCTTTACTCATCATAGGTGTTTTGTTTGGTTTTATGTTCAAAACACTTCCAGACAGAGAAATTCCTTGGAAAACTGTTGGAATTGGAGGAGTTGTAACAGCTATTTTATTTACGATAGGTAAAGAAGGATTGAGTCTTTATTTTGGAATGGCAGAACCTGCCTCTACGTATGGTGTTGCTGGGTCGATAGTTTTGATTTTGCTTTGGGTTTCTTATGCTTGCTTAATTTTGTTTTTTGGAGCAGAATTTACAAAAGTCTATGCTCGTTTTTATGGACACAGGACAAAAGTTTCTAAGCATGCAAAGAGTACTGAAAAATTAGAAAGCGTACGTCCTACTTCTTTGTAG
- the pdxA gene encoding 4-hydroxythreonine-4-phosphate dehydrogenase PdxA, producing MENENKTSFYPFESNNGEDKLDNLSAKKKERPKRFRPKIGISMGDFNGIGIEVILKTLTDTRVLDLCIPVIFGAARVFSHYKKLLNIDFAFQQHFIDDENLATSIHRHKVNIINCSSAKVEVEAGKITKEAGACALAALEGATKAMQEGWIDALVTAPINKDNIQSEEFNFPGHTEYLTEKFSKEEFKDSLMFLVYEGLRVGVVTGHIPLKDVPTAITAKKIESKLNLMLYSLKQDFGIEKPKVALLGLNPHAGENGLLGSEEKEIIEPVIEKFRQKGHLVYGAFPSDGFFGAREYKKFDGILAMYHDQGLIPFKTLAFHDGINFTAGLPIVRTSPDHGTAYGIAGKNKADESSFRNALFLAIDTVKNRIDFEITSQERIEHKQRRKEERRRNRG from the coding sequence TTGGAAAACGAAAACAAAACCTCCTTTTATCCTTTTGAATCAAATAACGGAGAAGACAAATTAGATAATTTATCAGCAAAGAAAAAAGAACGACCAAAGCGTTTTCGTCCGAAAATAGGAATTTCTATGGGCGATTTTAACGGAATTGGAATCGAAGTAATCTTGAAAACACTTACTGATACAAGAGTTTTAGACCTTTGTATTCCTGTAATTTTTGGCGCAGCACGAGTTTTTTCTCACTATAAAAAATTATTAAATATAGACTTTGCCTTCCAACAACATTTCATAGATGATGAAAATTTAGCTACTTCTATTCATAGACACAAAGTAAATATCATCAACTGTTCTTCTGCAAAAGTAGAAGTGGAGGCTGGAAAAATTACAAAAGAGGCAGGTGCTTGTGCATTGGCAGCCTTAGAGGGAGCAACAAAAGCAATGCAAGAGGGATGGATAGATGCACTAGTTACTGCCCCCATAAATAAAGATAATATTCAGTCAGAAGAGTTTAATTTTCCTGGACACACAGAATATTTGACAGAAAAATTTAGTAAAGAAGAATTCAAAGATAGCTTGATGTTTTTGGTCTATGAAGGTTTGCGTGTGGGTGTAGTTACAGGACATATTCCTTTAAAAGATGTTCCAACAGCTATCACAGCCAAAAAGATAGAAAGTAAACTCAACTTGATGTTATATTCTCTAAAACAAGATTTTGGTATTGAAAAACCCAAAGTAGCTCTTTTAGGATTGAATCCACATGCAGGAGAAAATGGTCTTTTAGGTAGTGAAGAAAAAGAGATTATTGAGCCTGTTATTGAAAAATTCAGACAAAAAGGACATTTAGTGTATGGAGCTTTTCCTTCTGATGGTTTTTTTGGGGCAAGGGAATACAAAAAATTTGATGGAATTTTGGCTATGTATCACGACCAAGGGCTTATTCCATTCAAAACACTGGCATTTCATGATGGAATAAATTTTACAGCAGGTTTGCCTATTGTCAGAACTTCTCCAGACCACGGAACGGCCTATGGCATTGCAGGAAAGAATAAGGCTGATGAAAGTTCGTTTCGCAATGCTCTGTTTTTAGCCATTGATACTGTTAAAAATAGGATAGATTTTGAAATTACAAGTCAAGAAAGAATAGAACACAAACAAAGACGAAAAGAAGAGCGAAGAAGAAACAGAGGTTAA
- a CDS encoding SpoIIE family protein phosphatase — protein MYAQLDSTYSEGVEVEKDRKIKQKEKEAEQLILQAKSAKSIKKVELLVEISNFYRRQLRDSEKALEYATLAVKEATEIRDSFWIAKTSIHAGVIHRNQGESDFALTLLLRGVSIAEELGNDSLQTDAIHKVAVTYLLMRDYEQSYKYSIKEEKLWREMGSEYGFASALNLKGISLIYLKRFDEAIEPIEQGLVIAEKLEDEDLMYKLYFNLADAYLKKEDLGKATSYISKSSEITTRINDNYGNLVNMIKLGEIYAAKGDLSKAINTVEEGVDLAQKFRYAALVRNGHEALRDIYFRAGDYKKAFENQAIATIMNDSLSNISRKHQVANMQTYYESERKAKENQLLREESKNKSLTIYLVSAITIIALLLVALFVYSAQIKKKTIIRLRSQNDEIRSVYEKMSKQTAIIESNNVTLKQSINYARLIQNAVQVNTTSIFDELNDYFVIDRPRDIVSGDGYWFEEREGEFYVALADCTGHGIPGAFMSILCNSLLQDIFASQAGVRSPAQMLLELHNRLLNHLHKQATNIQDGMDIAICRINTKEKAITYAGAKQPMLYVDKDGEFNRFKAGALPIGGHELKIKRKYEDITIYYQVGDTIYLASDGYQDQFGGKNDKKFMTKRLYTMLSQIHKMPLQKQKIHIENQLEKWQANNSQTDDIMMIGIRLL, from the coding sequence GTGTACGCTCAACTAGATAGCACTTACTCTGAAGGAGTAGAAGTAGAAAAGGATAGAAAAATAAAACAAAAAGAGAAAGAAGCAGAGCAGCTCATTTTGCAAGCCAAAAGTGCAAAGTCCATTAAAAAAGTAGAGTTGTTAGTAGAAATATCAAATTTTTATAGAAGACAATTAAGAGATTCAGAAAAAGCATTAGAATATGCAACATTAGCAGTAAAAGAAGCCACCGAAATCAGAGATAGTTTTTGGATAGCCAAAACATCTATACACGCTGGAGTAATACATAGAAATCAAGGAGAATCTGATTTTGCACTTACTTTGTTACTTAGAGGTGTAAGCATAGCTGAAGAATTAGGAAACGATTCGCTCCAAACAGATGCTATTCATAAAGTAGCTGTTACCTATCTTCTTATGAGAGATTACGAACAGTCATATAAATATTCTATAAAAGAAGAAAAATTATGGCGAGAAATGGGTTCTGAATACGGATTTGCAAGTGCATTAAACTTGAAAGGAATCAGTCTTATCTATTTGAAACGTTTTGATGAAGCTATCGAACCTATAGAGCAAGGCTTAGTCATTGCAGAGAAATTAGAAGATGAAGATTTGATGTATAAATTATACTTTAATTTGGCAGATGCTTATCTCAAAAAAGAAGATTTAGGAAAAGCGACTTCATACATTTCTAAAAGTTCAGAGATAACAACAAGAATCAATGATAATTATGGCAATCTTGTCAATATGATAAAATTAGGGGAGATTTATGCAGCAAAAGGCGACCTCTCTAAAGCCATAAATACAGTGGAAGAAGGCGTAGATTTAGCCCAAAAATTTCGTTATGCTGCTTTGGTTCGGAACGGACATGAGGCATTACGTGATATTTACTTTAGAGCAGGAGATTATAAAAAAGCCTTTGAGAATCAAGCTATTGCTACAATTATGAATGATAGCCTTTCAAATATCAGTCGTAAACACCAAGTAGCAAATATGCAAACGTACTATGAGTCAGAACGAAAAGCAAAAGAAAACCAACTACTAAGAGAAGAAAGTAAAAATAAAAGTCTTACAATTTATCTAGTTTCAGCAATTACGATAATAGCTCTTTTGTTAGTAGCTTTGTTTGTGTACAGCGCACAAATAAAAAAGAAAACTATTATAAGATTGCGTTCTCAAAATGATGAAATTCGCTCTGTATATGAGAAAATGTCTAAACAGACTGCTATCATAGAAAGTAATAATGTAACACTCAAACAAAGTATTAATTATGCTAGACTTATACAAAATGCAGTACAGGTAAATACAACGTCTATTTTTGATGAATTAAATGATTATTTTGTCATTGACCGTCCTAGAGATATTGTAAGTGGAGACGGATATTGGTTTGAGGAGCGAGAAGGAGAGTTTTATGTAGCTTTAGCTGATTGTACAGGACACGGAATTCCGGGGGCATTTATGAGTATTCTTTGTAATTCTCTTTTACAAGATATTTTTGCTTCACAGGCTGGAGTACGTTCTCCTGCTCAAATGCTCCTTGAGCTTCATAACCGTTTGCTCAACCACTTACACAAGCAGGCAACAAACATACAAGATGGAATGGATATAGCTATTTGTCGTATCAATACAAAAGAAAAAGCAATTACTTATGCAGGAGCAAAACAGCCTATGTTGTATGTAGATAAAGATGGAGAATTCAATCGCTTCAAAGCAGGGGCATTGCCTATCGGTGGACACGAATTAAAAATCAAACGTAAATACGAAGACATAACTATTTATTATCAAGTGGGAGATACTATTTATCTTGCTTCTGATGGCTATCAAGACCAGTTTGGAGGAAAAAATGATAAAAAATTTATGACAAAACGCCTATATACAATGCTTAGTCAAATTCACAAAATGCCACTACAAAAGCAAAAAATTCATATAGAGAATCAGTTGGAAAAATGGCAGGCAAATAATAGCCAAACTGATGATATTATGATGATTGGAATAAGATTATTATAG
- a CDS encoding ABC transporter ATP-binding protein: protein MNVIWRLMGFMRPFRNFVPLYILVSVLAIIFGAINFTLLVPLLNILFPDETPTKIVGEAPNFAWTFGYFKALFNYHVSKTVVEEGKMEALYFVCKVLVITVFLSNIFRYLALFIVNNIRFKATARLQKALFENVLSLNVGYFSQERKGDLMSRFSNDAREVESSVYNEFKSLLRAPLTFIVYFILLVYWSWKLTLFSFVFLPISGGIIALISRKLRKSSNVSQTTLGDILSMLDELLSGAKIVSAFNAQKFILSRFDKLNERYRHAKTSYDNKRDISAPLSEFLGVITIAVILLYGGNMVIDGEISAEIFIAYIAVFSQIIPPIKEGSTLITNMQRGIISGRRVLEVLDTKTAISDLPNAKKLENFSDKIEIKDLSFSYRNEEDTERKVLNNVNLTINKGEIVALVGMSGGGKSTLADLVARFYDPQEGDILLDNVSLKQWTLESLRSQMGIVTQEAILFNDTIFNNIAFGIETATEEDVEKAAKIANAHEFIIKTDEGYQTNIGDRGSKLSGGQRQRISIARAVLKNPAILILDEATSALDSESEQLVQEALYKLMEGRTTLVIAHRLSTIQHADKIIVINEGKVVETGTHQSLIEQQGAYSKLVEMQTM from the coding sequence ATGAATGTAATTTGGCGATTAATGGGCTTTATGCGCCCTTTCAGAAATTTTGTACCTTTATACATACTGGTATCTGTTTTAGCTATTATTTTTGGAGCAATCAACTTTACACTTTTAGTACCACTTCTCAACATATTGTTTCCAGACGAAACGCCTACAAAAATTGTAGGAGAAGCTCCTAATTTTGCTTGGACTTTTGGTTATTTTAAAGCTCTTTTCAATTATCACGTCTCAAAAACTGTTGTAGAAGAGGGAAAGATGGAAGCATTATATTTTGTCTGTAAAGTGCTTGTTATAACCGTTTTCTTATCTAATATTTTTCGTTATTTAGCTCTATTTATCGTTAATAACATTCGTTTTAAAGCGACAGCACGTCTTCAAAAAGCTCTTTTTGAAAACGTTCTTTCATTGAATGTGGGCTATTTTTCACAAGAAAGAAAAGGCGATTTGATGTCTCGTTTTTCAAACGATGCTAGAGAAGTAGAAAGTTCTGTTTACAATGAGTTTAAAAGCCTTTTGCGTGCGCCTCTTACGTTTATTGTCTATTTCATTTTACTTGTGTATTGGTCGTGGAAACTAACACTTTTTTCTTTTGTGTTTTTACCGATTTCAGGAGGAATTATCGCACTTATTTCAAGAAAACTTCGTAAGAGTAGTAATGTATCACAGACAACTCTAGGTGATATTTTGTCGATGTTAGATGAGCTTCTTTCTGGAGCAAAAATAGTAAGTGCTTTCAATGCCCAAAAATTTATTCTTTCAAGGTTTGACAAGCTCAATGAACGTTATCGCCATGCCAAAACTTCTTACGATAATAAAAGAGACATATCAGCACCACTATCAGAGTTTTTGGGTGTTATTACCATTGCTGTTATTTTGCTTTATGGTGGAAATATGGTAATTGATGGCGAAATATCAGCAGAAATTTTTATTGCCTATATTGCTGTATTTTCTCAAATTATTCCTCCAATAAAAGAAGGTTCTACACTCATAACAAATATGCAACGTGGAATTATATCTGGAAGAAGAGTTTTGGAGGTATTAGATACAAAAACAGCAATAAGCGATTTGCCAAATGCCAAGAAATTAGAAAATTTTTCTGATAAAATAGAAATCAAAGACCTTAGTTTTTCATACAGAAATGAAGAAGATACAGAAAGAAAGGTATTGAATAACGTAAATCTAACTATAAACAAAGGCGAAATAGTGGCATTGGTTGGAATGTCGGGAGGAGGGAAATCTACCTTAGCTGATTTAGTGGCTCGTTTCTACGACCCACAAGAAGGAGATATTTTGTTAGATAATGTTTCCCTAAAACAGTGGACATTAGAGTCGTTACGTTCTCAAATGGGAATTGTTACGCAAGAGGCCATTCTTTTCAATGATACTATTTTTAATAATATTGCCTTCGGAATAGAAACTGCTACTGAGGAAGATGTAGAAAAAGCTGCCAAAATTGCCAATGCACACGAATTTATCATTAAAACAGATGAAGGTTATCAGACTAATATAGGCGACCGAGGAAGCAAACTCTCTGGAGGACAACGTCAACGCATCAGTATTGCAAGAGCCGTTTTGAAAAACCCAGCTATTCTAATTTTAGATGAAGCTACTTCGGCACTAGATTCTGAATCGGAACAGCTAGTGCAGGAAGCTCTTTACAAGCTAATGGAAGGAAGAACAACACTCGTTATTGCTCACCGTTTGAGTACAATTCAACACGCAGATAAAATTATAGTTATCAATGAAGGCAAAGTAGTAGAAACAGGGACACACCAAAGCCTAATAGAGCAACAAGGAGCATATTCAAAACTTGTTGAAATGCAGACAATGTAA
- a CDS encoding acyl-ACP desaturase: MNNVLTLSPSRLEVMRHLESYVDKMTTKFLRPIESNWQPSDLLPDASKFEFFDKIKELQERARELSYDFWIVLIGDMITEEALPTYESWLMDVEGVHQGEKENPWTKWVRGWTAEENRHGDVLNKYLYLSGKVNMKQVEISTQHLIADGFDIGTATDPYRNFVYTSFQELATNISHKRVAQLAGSHDNTELEKMCNLVAADEARHAYAYMAFVEKIMEVDTNEMLLAFEDMMRKKIVMPAHFLKEIGGKAGETFKHFSDCAQRLGVYTAEDYVDIMEMLIKKWNLANLTDLNEKGEKARDYIMKLPARLMRVAERMKPETSVGYKFKWIDE, translated from the coding sequence ATGAATAATGTACTCACCCTTTCGCCTTCTCGTTTGGAAGTGATGCGCCACTTAGAAAGCTATGTGGACAAAATGACAACTAAATTTTTACGCCCAATTGAAAGTAATTGGCAGCCTTCAGACCTTTTACCAGATGCTTCTAAATTTGAATTTTTTGATAAAATAAAAGAGCTTCAAGAGCGAGCAAGAGAACTCTCTTACGATTTTTGGATTGTTTTGATAGGCGATATGATAACAGAAGAAGCGCTTCCAACGTATGAGTCGTGGCTGATGGATGTAGAAGGCGTACACCAAGGCGAAAAAGAAAACCCTTGGACAAAATGGGTAAGAGGCTGGACAGCAGAAGAAAATCGTCATGGCGACGTACTCAACAAGTATCTCTATCTTTCTGGCAAGGTAAATATGAAGCAAGTAGAAATTTCTACACAACACCTAATTGCCGATGGATTTGATATAGGAACAGCCACTGACCCTTATCGTAATTTTGTCTATACTTCTTTTCAAGAATTAGCTACTAACATTTCACATAAAAGAGTAGCGCAGCTTGCAGGCTCACATGATAATACTGAATTGGAAAAGATGTGTAATTTGGTAGCTGCCGACGAAGCTCGCCATGCGTATGCGTACATGGCTTTTGTAGAAAAAATTATGGAAGTAGATACTAATGAAATGCTACTCGCTTTTGAGGATATGATGCGTAAAAAAATAGTAATGCCAGCCCATTTTCTTAAAGAAATAGGTGGAAAAGCTGGTGAAACTTTCAAACATTTTTCTGATTGCGCCCAACGACTAGGAGTTTATACAGCAGAAGATTATGTAGATATTATGGAAATGCTGATTAAAAAATGGAATCTTGCCAACCTTACAGACCTCAACGAAAAAGGAGAAAAAGCTAGAGACTATATTATGAAACTACCAGCAAGACTTATGCGAGTAGCAGAACGAATGAAACCTGAAACAAGTGTAGGATACAAATTTAAGTGGATAGACGAATAA
- a CDS encoding toxin-antitoxin system YwqK family antitoxin gives MKNWHYPIVFLTLFLYLNSLSDGLAQSKQQEFYTNGALKAEGKKVKDNKEGYWFLYYPNGTTMAFEKYQYNKLNGISKYYTPEGKLERKEMWVNGMLQDSAFFYYPNGQIKRKGVYRDGAYEGLWLSFYEDGTLARRVFYVKGQLDGLVEEYFSDGSMIQSGTYKNGKKQGSWTYYDESGIVMSRGIYTEGKKSGYWIHYDEKGKPQYEGKYENGKVVGDWFYYKKGKRKKIKNSKLPIKDLEFEES, from the coding sequence ATGAAAAATTGGCATTATCCTATCGTCTTTCTAACTCTCTTCCTATACCTTAATTCATTATCAGATGGGTTGGCACAGTCGAAGCAACAAGAATTTTATACTAACGGAGCGTTGAAAGCAGAGGGAAAAAAAGTAAAAGACAACAAAGAAGGCTATTGGTTTTTATATTATCCTAATGGAACGACTATGGCTTTTGAAAAATATCAATACAACAAACTCAATGGTATTTCTAAATATTACACTCCAGAAGGAAAATTAGAGAGAAAAGAAATGTGGGTAAATGGGATGTTACAAGATTCAGCTTTTTTTTACTATCCCAACGGACAAATAAAACGAAAAGGAGTATATAGAGATGGAGCTTATGAAGGTCTTTGGTTATCTTTTTATGAAGATGGAACGCTTGCTAGAAGAGTTTTTTATGTAAAAGGGCAGTTGGATGGCTTAGTAGAAGAATATTTTTCGGATGGGAGTATGATACAATCTGGAACATATAAAAACGGAAAAAAACAAGGTTCTTGGACATATTATGATGAAAGTGGTATCGTGATGAGCCGAGGAATCTATACAGAGGGTAAAAAAAGTGGTTATTGGATTCACTACGATGAAAAAGGAAAACCTCAATATGAAGGAAAATATGAAAATGGAAAAGTTGTGGGCGATTGGTTTTACTACAAAAAAGGCAAACGCAAAAAAATAAAGAACAGCAAACTTCCCATCAAAGATTTAGAGTTTGAAGAGAGCTAA